In Mesoplodon densirostris isolate mMesDen1 chromosome 5, mMesDen1 primary haplotype, whole genome shotgun sequence, a single window of DNA contains:
- the KCNJ15 gene encoding ATP-sensitive inward rectifier potassium channel 15, whose product MERINISVASAPLVKHTAGAGLKTSRPRVMSKSGHSNVRIDKVDGIYLLYLQDLWTTVIDMKWRYKLTLFAATFVMTWFLFGVIYYAIAFIHGDLEPSEHTSNHTPCIMKVDSLTGAFLFSLESQTTIGYGVRSITEECPHAIFLLVAQLVITTLIEIFITGTFLAKIARPKKRAETIKFSHCAVITKQNGKLCLVIQVANMRKSLLIQCQLSGKLLQTHVTKEGERILLNQATVKFHVDSSSESPFLILPMTFYHVLDETSPLRDLTPQNLKQKEFELVVLLNATVESTSAVCQSRTSYIPEEIYWGFEFVPVVSLSKTGKYVADFSQFEQIRKSPDCTFYCTDSEKQKLEEKYRQEDQRERELRTLLLQQSNV is encoded by the coding sequence ATGGAACGGATTAACATCAGTGTGGCCAGTGCTCCCCTGGTGAAGCACACTGCTGGAGCTGGCCTCAAGACCAGCAGACCCCGAGTCATGTCCAAGAGTGGACACAGCAACGTGAGAATCGACAAAGTGGATGGCATATACTTGCTCTACCTCCAAGACTTGTGGACCACCGTCATCGACATGAAGTGGAGATACAAGCTCACCCTGTTTGCTGCCACGTTCGTGATGACCTGGTTCCTTTTTGGTGTGATCTACTATGCCATTGCCTTCATTCATGGGGACTTAGAACCCAGTGAGCACACTTCAAATCACACCCCCTGCATCATGAAGGTGGACTCCCTCACGGGGGCATTTCTCTTTTCCCTGGAATCCCAGACAACCATCGGCTATGGAGTCCGTTCCATCACAGAGGAATGCCCTCATGCCATCTTCCTCTTGGTGGCTCAGCTGGTCATCACCACCTTGATTGAGATCTTCATCACGGGCACCTTCCTGGCCAAAATTGCGAGACCCAAGAAGCGGGCGGAGACCATCAAGTTCAGCCACTGTGCCGTCATCACCAAGCAGAACGGGAAGCTGTGCTTGGTGATCCAGGTGGCCAACATGAGGAAGAGTCTCCTGATTCAGTGCCAGCTCTCAGGAAAGCTCCTTCAGACCCACGTCACCAAGGAGGGGGAGCGAATCCTCCTCAACCAGGCCACCGTCAAATTCCACGTGGACTCCTCTTCCGAGAGCCCCTTCCTCATCTTGCCCATGACCTTCTACCACGTGCTGGATGAGACGAGCCCCCTGAGAGATCTCACCCCCCAAAACCTTAAACAGAAGGAGTTTGAGCTGGTGGTTCTCCTCAATGCCACGGTGGAGTCCACCAGCGCTGTCTGCCAGAGCCGCACATCTTACATCCCAGAGGAGATCTACTGGGGTTTTGAGTTTGTGCCTGTGGTTTCTCTCTCAAAAACCGGCAAATACGTGGCTGATTTCAGTCAGTTCGAGCAGATCCGGAAGAGCCCAGACTGCACCTTTTACTGCACAGATTCTGAGAAGCAGAAACTTGAGGAGAAGTACAGGCAGGAAGATCAGAGGGAAAGAGAGCTGAGAACGCTTTTGTTGCAACAGAGCAACGTCTGA